The sequence below is a genomic window from Pleurocapsa sp. PCC 7327.
CTCCCAGGAGAAAACGAGCACCGAGCAACGCAATTCCGACTCGCAGCCAAAATTCGTAGGTGGCTACTCCAGGACGAAAAATTTTCGGAATTCCCACGGTGTTGACGATAATCGTGCCAAACAGAATTGCCCACAGCACGTATTCGATATCGGGCAACGTTAGATCGTGCGCTTTGCCATAGTCTTTGATGAACTGTTCGAGTAGCTTGCCCAGGTAGCCTAATCCAAACAGGAGCAAAACACCTGGAAGCCGACGCCATAAAAACTGGGGCAAGAGTTGGGAAAGATTCTGAGCAAATGAGGTGGTTTTAGCCATAGTTGTTATCACTTACTTGTAATTTTCAATTACAGATCGGTAGTTCTCAGCCATCATCACCAAGGAACGTTGATTCCTAGCAGCACTAGCACTAACAAAGCTAGCGCCGTCAGCACTGCCGACCAGTCTTGGGAAAGCTGAGATCCTTGCGTGGGAAGTCGTTTAGACGTTGTCTGTTCGTTTGCCATTTTTAAAACTCTATGAAAAAACTTTATGTGTCCCTAATGTACCCAGATCTCGAAACGGATTTACAATATGAATTCATGTAAATCTATAAAAAATCAATAATTTTCCCTAAAAATAAGAATATTTAATTTCTCAGCCAGCGATTGAAATCGCCGTCTCAAAGCTTAATTCTCTTCAAAGAGAATTAATTTAAACCAACACCATCCCCCAAAAACAATCGATTAAAATCGATTTTCACTATCGGACAGAGAATGAATTCTCCGTCTTCCTAATTGCGAATTGGCATAAAAGCCATGCCCATGATGACTAAACCCGGCCAAAACAAATAGGCAAGAATCTCCAAATTTTCGCCAAAAGTGTAGAGGAAGAGAATAAAAAGGATAGTCAATCCCGTCTGTGCCGTTTCAGATTTCTGTGCCTTCACCAAAAGAACTAAAAAACTGAGTGCCATAGGAATAGCCAGTGCCAACAATCCAACAATTCCTTTCACAAACAGCAACCCGTACCAAGTGTGATGGGAACCGATGGGCATATATTCTACGAGATGAGGGCCAGGCTCTACTACCCCATGTCCCCAAAGGGGAGCTTCGGTTTGCCATCGATAGCCAGCAATTTCTTTGAGGGTTTGACGAACTCGCGTCGATTCTGCTCTCGCTTCCTTAAATTTCGTCCAGAAATTATCCAAAGCATTCAGCAGTAGGGGCGAGAGTATGCCGCTAATTGTGGTAGCAATTCCCAGCAACATGAGAACGAGCGGACGGCTCAGTCGAGAGAAAATAAACGTAAATAGAGGCGTTAAAACGATACAAACTTGCGCTAAGCGAGATTTGCAGATATAACACATCACCACAGAGCCTATGATGCCAAACCAACGCCATTTTCGATTTTGCTCTCGCAGCGCTAAGGCAAAGTAAACATTGCCCACAAATCCCAAAGCTGGACCCCAAGGCGTAAACAAGCGCTGGCGTATCTGTCCGTCAAAGTCTACTTCGTATAAAGACACATCAAAAAAAGTCGTTCCCGGCCCTCCTACCGCTTTGAGGGGAGAAACATATAAAATTTCTGGCAGATGGAGAATCGGCGCGACAATTAATAAAGGCAAAAGCAAAAGGGTATGAAAGCCAATAATGCAAGCGCCTCTGTAGATAATTTGCGGTCGAATTTGCAAACAGCCTGCAAGGGGATATAGAGCGAGTAACGCCCATCCTTTTGCCCAACCAATGGAAGATTTAATTATCAAAGAAGTGGGTAAGTTAAAGTCGAGATGACCGATAATCAGAGCAACTTCCATTACCAGCATCCCGACGATCCAAATCCAAGCCAGTAAAGGAATCGCGATTTTTTGACGCTGAGGTGTTTCCTCTGTTTGCAACCAAAGCTTTAAGAGAACGTAAAACCCTAAAATCCAGCCCAAAACCGAACCGACAATATACAGTCCGCCGATGAGGTAAAAGCCGTAAGTCCAAACCATACCAAACCAAATCAGCCGTTCTGGAAAATTTTCTGGACAAATCTTTTCCTCATTTATGGAAACTATTTCGCTCATCTAGTTTCGGCGTGGAGACCCACTGTACAGGCTTTTGCCTTACCGTGGGAGGAAACGCCGCCTCCACATACAGGTTTACCAGCCGATCTCGGATGAGATAAAATAGGGCTATGACACAAGCCCTGTTTGTAAGATGCAAGTTGATAGTCCCTGTTGAGTTTCGCCATCAAATTGACGAAACACTCTCTGGATTTGCTGCTGCTTGCAATTACATTCTGGATGTGGCGAAACAAGAAAAGTGTTGGCATACAACTAAGCTTCACCACAAAGTCTACAAAGCTACTAGGGAGCAAACTGGGCTGAAAGCCAACCATGTCTGTCAGGCTATTAGACGGGTTATTGGCAATGCCAAAGCCGTTAAACAGATTCACAAATTTAGACCTACCAGTATTAGTTTGGATGCTCGAACATTCAAGTACGTTGAGGAGAAGCAACAAGTAGGAATAACCTTGAAGTCTGGGCGAGTTAATTTCGGCTTGGCAATTGGCGGTTATCAAGTTGCACTGCTTAGAGGTCAAGTTCCGACCAGTGCGACATTGAGCAAAACTAGGGGGGGAGATTACTACATCAACATCGTGGTAGAAATCCCTACTCAACCCACGGGTAAGACTCCTAAAGTTTTGGAAGTTGACCTTGGTATTCGTGACACTGCTACCACTAGTACGGGAAAATTTTGGGACGGGAAACAACTTAGAGAAACCCGTGCAAAATATTCTCGCGTCAGAGCGTCTATTCAATCCAAACGCAGCAAGGCCTCTAAAAGATTGCTTCGCAGGCTCTCTGGGAAAGAAAGACGCATGATGGCTTGGGTTAACCACAATATTAGCAAACAGCTTGTAAACGATGGGTCCAAACTGGTTGCAGCTATTGCTTTTGAAGACCTTACAGGGATTAGGCAACGAGCTATAGTTAGGAAGTCTCAACTCCGAGAGCATAATTCGTGGGCTTTTTACCAGTTGAGACTGTTTACAGAATATAAGGCTGCTGTTGCTGGTATTCCAATTGTGTTGGTTGACCCCAGATATACATCTAAGACCTGTAACTGTTGCAAGGTAATTGGCAACCGAGACGGCAAAGTCTTTCGTTGTCTGAACTTGAATTGTGGTTGGACTGGAGATGCTGACCATAACGGAGCTTTGAATATTTCGGCTCTTGGGGCTGCTGTAAATCAGCCTGGAATCTCGACTATGTTTTGTTCGTTGGAACAGACTGTGTTAGGGATCAAGCCGTCCCGCTACAACCCTGCGGGTTGTAGCGGCGGGTAGTTTACGCCACAATTTCTTTGAGGATTTTTTTCGTCGCTGTTGCTAGGGGATCGCGCCACCAGATTAGGGTTAGCGATGTCGTAACCAAAAGGGAGCCTAAAACCGCTCCTGCTAATACTAGCTTTGGTTTGGGGGCAGTGGGTTCTTCGGGTAAAGAGGGTTCTTCAACCATTTGGATGAGGGGAAAAGAGCCGAAGGGATCTCCTTTGCCTAAGTCCACTTTAGCCAGCGTCGAGGCAAAAACGGCTTCAGCAATTTGCAATTGTCGCAGGAGAGCATCAAGAACGGTCTCTTTTTGAGAGAGTGCCTGCAATTGAGTTTCTAGCTTTTGAACTTGTTGCGTCAGGGTTCTCACTTGGGCGGTTAAACCTTGATAATCTGATTCCAAAGTGACCAGTTGTTGAAAGAGTTGCGCTCGTTGTCCTCCCGAACCGTTGCTATTATCTAAATTTAGCCGCTCTAGGGTCAATTGCTCTACGGGTTTACCTAAAAGGGCTTTTCCTCTCTCTAGAAGGATGGCTAAGGCAGCTTCTTGTTGCTGTCGTGCCGCTACTACGTCGGGATAGTTAGGACCGCGATCGCTCAGAAGTGCTTTTAGGGTTGTCGTTGCTGTCGTGTATTCGCTGAAGCTTTTTTGAAACTGTTGGTCGGTTTGTAATACTAGAGCATCAGCCGCTTCCTGGGGAGAGAGTTGTAAGTTGACGGATAATTGTTTTAAACGACTGCCAAGTTGTTGCTGTTGGGCATAGGTTTCCGATCGCTGCTTTCGTAACAGTTCGATGTTACTAATTAATTCTTTAATTTGAGATGAAGAGTTAAGTCCGGATTCGGCTTTGTATTCGGATAAACGGCGCTGGGCTTCGGTGAGCTTTTTCTGCGCGTCGGACAGCGCTTGTTGGTTGGAGCGATCGCGTTCTGTTCGTTCGGTTTGCCGCAGAGAGTTAAGCTTTTCATTAAGTGCCCGATAAAGTGCTTGCAGTTTTTGTTGGGTTTTCTCTGGATCTTTCCCGTTGATGGCGATGCTGAGTAACGTGGTATTGTTGATGAGCTTGATGCGAGGTTCGCCAAATGCTTCTTGGGGA
It includes:
- a CDS encoding RNA-guided endonuclease TnpB family protein is translated as MTQALFVRCKLIVPVEFRHQIDETLSGFAAACNYILDVAKQEKCWHTTKLHHKVYKATREQTGLKANHVCQAIRRVIGNAKAVKQIHKFRPTSISLDARTFKYVEEKQQVGITLKSGRVNFGLAIGGYQVALLRGQVPTSATLSKTRGGDYYINIVVEIPTQPTGKTPKVLEVDLGIRDTATTSTGKFWDGKQLRETRAKYSRVRASIQSKRSKASKRLLRRLSGKERRMMAWVNHNISKQLVNDGSKLVAAIAFEDLTGIRQRAIVRKSQLREHNSWAFYQLRLFTEYKAAVAGIPIVLVDPRYTSKTCNCCKVIGNRDGKVFRCLNLNCGWTGDADHNGALNISALGAAVNQPGISTMFCSLEQTVLGIKPSRYNPAGCSGG